The window GCAGCTGGCTGCAAGTGGAAGCCCTTTCCCTTTCCACTCCCTTCTCCattcccttccccccttcctattccctcccccctcctattcccttctccttccctttgaaTTATAAACAGTGGGAACTGTGAGCTTTCACATCCACGAGGATCTTTTAAGCAAGGTGATTTTGTTATATATTTGGTGACTGTTCAGTAATCATGGTGGAAGTAAACCTGTAAGCAGCTGCTCTTCATTCTGGTGTGGTCTGATGCCTGCTGTCGTGCCGTCTAAGGGAGAAGCCTGCTCTGTTTGGGCAGAAATGTCAATGGGCTGAAGGGTGTTTTAAGGAACCCCACCCAAACGTTGGTCAAAGCAGTTATTTAAATACGAGTGTTTATGAGATGTGCTGCAGCTCACCCCGTTGGCTTTTCTCATCAGCCCGCTGGTCCTGCAGCAGATTGTGGTTCTGTTGGACACCCCTGGTgccccagggcagagctgaaTGGTGAACTCAAAGATTCCTCTCCTCCGAGATGcattgctttggaaaaatgACTGGTCCAAGGGCGTGTTTGCTCTGCTTCTACAAAGGCTGTTTTTAGCTTTGTGGGAAGCCTCATGATGCCCACGGAGGGGAATATGTTAAGAATTCACCTAGGAGTTCAAATTGTGACATGGGAGTCTTTTCCCAAAGGCTCTCTGCTGGGTTCCAGTTCGTTTAGCTCTTCTGCAGTTGTTGCGGTGCTCCTTACCTGTGCTGGCAGATGGCAAATTGCAGTTGCAAGGAGACTGGGAGAAAACAGCTGGAGACAATTGATTCTTGAGTGAATCCAGCTGTTTCCTAAGGGATCTACCTCCAGTTAAAGGTATTTCAACACTGAGCCAAGGCAGCTTCAGGTGTTCAGTTCCTGCATGCCTTGCAGGTCCGCCCAGGTAAGGGTGGCactgagcaggaaggagttCTCCATTGGGTGTAGTTTTCCATTAGGCTCTGTCTAAGCTCAGCTGTGTTGATCCCATGAAGTGCAGTAAGTAACCACTGTGACGACAgttgttttgaaatgtaatCTCATTTTCCGTAAAAAAGCAATTAACAGGAGCTTCAAGGCAGTCTGATACCTGGCTGGAGCTTGGCTCTGCAAGTGTAGGTACCATATCCACAGCTTTATAGGTAGTATATCCCTGGCTTTATAGGTGCTACATCCACGGCTTGTCTAGATCCTGCTTATgaaatgagaagctggacacaATTTGCCACACCTGAGATTTGACCTGGtcaagctgagctgcagctaGAGGAGTTGCAGTGTTGCAGCAGGACCTATGGAACACACTGTGCCTGGCTGTTTGGCTCCCAGGTACACCTGCAGATGCTGCAGTGCCTtcttgctgctgcacagccagctggcactgctgcatcCACTGGTCCTGagatgcagccagcagcactaaTGGCACTGGAACAGTGTATGAGCCTGCCTATGCAGAAAGGTGCAGTGAGTGCACTGTCAAAGAAAGGGTGAAGCTGGTTGCAGGCACTGTGGGCACGCGATAAACATCTCAGCAGTAATGCTCTTCAGTTTTGTCCTCTCATACTATGCTTGCTTAAAACTTGCATTGAAATTGTTGTtgaatctgtgttttttttttctgtctccttgtAGTGGGGAAGACTTCCTTGATCACCAGGTTCATGTATGACAGCTTTGACAACACCTACCAGGTAAATGAATCCCTGTTTGTCTTCTCTAAGGCCTCTTCATTGCAGGCAGAATCCATTGGGCTGCAGTGGATAATAGTATACAGACCACATTCTTAGCTGTTACATCTCGAagctttatattttaataacCTTTCAGAATGGCATTTCAGTGTATGTCTGCAGGAATAGCTTATCTACAGCTCGCAGCAGGATGAGCTGTAGTTATAAAGGATAGACCTCTTAGGTACACATAAGTGACAGCAGCTGTAAATCTGCCATGTTTTTCACCATTTGCTACCAGACCATTGCAGATCTCATAGAGAACAGAGTAGGCACTCTGTTCCttaaaaaagaagaggcagaaagctGAGCTGTAGGCTCTGAGTGCCTTAGGATGCTATGCAGGCTTTCTAAATGCCAGGGGAACAGTCATTGTTATCCACTCCCACACTGTAGGATGAGCCTGAAAAGGTGGCAAGCTACAAAAGCAATGCAGTTTCATAAACTAAAGTGGGTCTTCTCCAAGCCACAACATGCTTCACAACTTGCTTGTGCTTGGTGATGTTCTGCATTCGCTGAACTGAGAAAATCTGTTCCCTGACAAATGTGAAGGGTTGTttggggaggtgggaggagaaggtagtggggaaaaaaagtacaaaaaaagcTGTGATTCTTCTGTTACTTAATGTCTATCCAAGTGTCTCTTGATTAAATCTCTTTCCCCGTTAATGATTCCCTTCCTGCCTCATCAGTGATTCCACATTGCTGCTTTGTGAGTTGGTCACAATGAGATGCAAGTTCTCACTTAATGATAGGAGAAGCAAAGCTTCTGTGGTGTAGGAGGGCTGGAGTACACATCATTGCTCCCACGGGAGCAAACATCCTTTCAAATCCTACCCACTGTAATTACATGGACATGTGAATGCCATCCTTTTATTtaatctgcttcttttttttccccccacagtgtttttctttcaggtctgctccttccctctgcagagTCTGCGTCCTAGTTCTGTTTGAGGAGGTTTGGCCCTCCGTGCTTTATGATAGCACAGCAGTCTCAATGGGAAGCTGGTCTAACATTACATAGAAAATGATTACGAAATGAATGAGTGGGACTTAAACCAGTAAGGAGTCTTAAGGGTTTAGAAGATAGCTTCAATTTAGCTGTCAGCAATGCGTGCTTGTTTTGTGTGCTAACGTACTCGGTGTGGTGTCATTCATCCAGAGACCCCCACTTTGCTGAAATACAGGGAAACGTGCCCTATTTTGACACAGCTGGAAGAGGGAATTAGTCATAAGAACTGAAGTGATTTGGCCAAAATGCCAAATGAGACATAATGCCAAGCCGGAATATACCTTCCTTGATTCCCAGGGTTTGATAGAGACCTCCCAAAGCTGAATATGTTCATGACACTGCGTGTCAAAGCGTGTGCATGGttagctgcagctggagctcagctgctgaATGATTTGCTCTTTCTGGACATTTCAGATGAATTCtgaatgcatgttttctgaGAGCTGCCACAACCTATCATTTGAGCAGGGCTTGTCGTGTTCAGCTGGTAAAAATAGAAAGGTGCAGTTTGGGAGAATCTGTGCTgtgcattccttttttttttttgcttgctgcttGATAGGAGGAATTCAGCTGCTGCCCATAGCTtattaaaaagctgttttcatgaAAGCAGCATTTGTGAAGAAACCAAGAACCTGCAGCAGCGTGTCAGACCCAAACAGCTGGAATAAAGCAGTGCTGTCTGTTCCACCAGCAGTGATTCCTCTCCGTGGATGTGCTGGGAGAGCTTTTCCTTGTTCTGTGGCACTGAGTGTGATGCATAATGAAGGAGCAGCGTTGGCAAACAGGATGACTCTGTGTGTTATGCAAGAGGAAAATTACAAGCCACGCTTCCCTTCAGCTTCAGCCTCTTGGAGGAAGAGCAGGGAGGATGGCATTGAGTTCCGTACAGCTGATCTGCGAAGATTCCCtgtgcttttctcctcctttttgtCAGAACTGTGACAAGATGGCTGTTTTTAGCTTGCTTATTTTAGTTAAAGTCTAGGATACAGAGTGCCTGAATCCCCCCTtgccatctgctgctgctgctgcttcttctgaaTCCTTGTGGTGGGGTCAGGACAGTATAGGTGGACAGACACACTTGGCTGTAAGTTATGATGTGTAATTCTTAAACATTTTAGTTACCAAGATCTAGTTTTGTGCCTGGCCTTTGTGCTGCACCTCCCGTGTTGTGAGCACAAGGAGATTGAAGCTCCAGGActcctgcaggaggagctgagcaggTCTCAGGCTGTGCAGCTGATAAGCCAGCTCTGAGAGCTCAGAGGAGCTGAGAGCTTGTCATCCAGAATGGCATCCTGAGCATATCTGGGGTAAGATCTTAGGGCTTCTgtagcttttcttctgcagaggtGAATCAAATAGAAACAAGAGGAAGCAGAAGCATCTTTGGGGCAATCTTCAGAGAGCTGCTCTTTACCCAGATGACAGAAGatgaaggcaggaaggaagcatGTTGTCACATCAGGCTTTGGTGGCTTCTCATACCCATCTGTCAGTATGATTTTTCTCAGTGGGCAGTGTCACAGTCCATGATGGCAGGTGAAAGTCACTGGGTGGCCACGTTGGGACCCACCAGTTCTTATCATTTGCATATGGATCTCAGGTTCTTTAGAAGTGCTCTCCTGATCCAGCTAAGAAAGCTTGCTTTCTGgtgggtatttttttcttaattcgCAGCTGGTTTTCGTCTATTACTCTCAGGCAGGCTGGCTGGCTCTATTCTCTATCCTTACCACCTAAAATATCTGGCAGAATACAAGGCATTAATTATTAGTGAGAGCATAATGGCAGTCTCACGATGTAGATCATTACAGTAGAACAGACTCTCCAGTAGGAGTACCTGCTTCAGCATGGGAGGGCAGGGAAGAAGCAGCACGCCTTTTTGCCCCAttatctttccctttctcctttaaaTCCATTTATTTGGGTCATCATGAAGGCTCTGCTGAGGGTGCAGCTGCTCGAGGTGCTCAgtgtgctgctgagccctgggcagccccatagcCTCAGTGGATTGCCTTGGTTGTGTCCCTAATGCAACCAAACTCATCGGGCTCGGATTCACTCCCTCAATGCATCCCTGAAAAATGGGGTGAAGGTCTTTAAGAAGCAGTTCTTGATGGCACCCAGTAGTGCTTTGCTCTTTCCTTAAACACGTAAGGATATTCTGCACAAAgctcccactggtgtccagcaATTCGGATGCAGTCATGCTGTGCTGAGCTTTAGCATGAGCTGAACCTCAGTGattgctgggctgtgtgcaggcGTGTGCTGTTGTCCTGCAGCAGAAGTGAAGCTGCCCACCTTTTCCTTAAGGAAAAAGGCTCAAAGTGAGGATCCATGATTCTGCTGATGGATGCTAATGTAGACTGTGGCCTTCTGTGCACAGAAGTCCTTGCTGATACCTGTATGACTTTATGGGTTGTCAGTGAGTATAAACTGAGATGCAGGTTAACAACTTTTTGAGCTTTTAAGATGTGCTGGTAATGGGTCCTATCCAGGGAACGTCTCATTGAATTGCTTGTAGTGCTTTGTCCTGGTGAGAAAACCcaatgtatttttcttgcagATCTGCTGCAGTTGTGGCAGTGATGTTAACCCTGACAATCACTGCAGTtgtttgggtgttttgtttgaaatgttcctgattcttcctttcttttccttcaggcaACAATTGGCATTGACTTCTTATCAAAAACCATGTATTTGGAGGATCGAACAGTGAGTAAGATTTTTGTTCTCTCTGTACAGTAGGAACGAGGATCAGCATCTGTTGTGATGGTGCACAGTTCTGAGATCACTTGGAAGTACAGACTGAGCCCTCATCTCCTGGCTGCTTCCAGCCTGACCAGTGCTGTGGGGAGAGCTCCATTCCCTGCCTGGGGAAGTGGGAAATCACCATTTGGCTCCTGAAGGCCATTTTGTGAGTGGCAGAAGGTGCTGCACTGGCATCCTTCTTGGAAGAAACTCAGAGGGGTAGTTTGAGAGAGGGGTGCATAAGGGGGGGAGTTTGGGGAAGGGAGCCACAGTTAAGCCATTTTGTTTTTGAGGGACAAAATACAGGTTGCCAAATGTTGCCAGTTCTTAGCTAGCTCCCTATAACCTGTCAGCCAGCTCAGCCTTACCTCCAGCAGGAGCCCACACGTGGTGCTGGTTGCTTAGCTTGGTGCAGCTCTGACATGAAATCGCTGCTCTCTGGAAGCAAGCCTGTGGTTTAAAATTAGTTCACGTTCTTCGTGAAGAAATTCAGCCACTGAGCTGTTTGCAGGAGCAGGTTGTTCAGTGCTGCATAAGCGTGGTGGTGTATAAACCCACAGTAAATGTGACTGCATTAAACGCGCTCGAGCGATGAGATATTGTTTCCATAGCAAAGCTCGCCCTTGCACACCTTTCTATACATGTTGCTTTTGGTacctcctgcctttcctttcaGAGCCTTGATGGTAAGAGACATTAAACCTCATCTGTGTGCATGGTACTTTACAGTGTAAACACCGATACAGCGATAACCAGCGTTTTATCCCTCCTGAAACATTCACACCAGTAGCTTCTCCAgtgctctgacagcagctggtGGCTTTTCCCTTCGAAGTATGGCGTTCTTCCACCAGCTGAGCACTCCTATTTCTCCCCTTCtggaaggaaagcatttttgcaAAGACAAGACAGCAGAAAGGGCTCAGATAGGTGCACACACACCGGCTTGGCTACCGCAGGTGCTTGGGAGAGATTGCCATGAAGGAAAGGACAGTtcgctgctgctcccagtcCCCAGTCACCTCCTGCATgagtttatatttttctttagctttttcAACAAGTGACAATTCtttactctttttatttttagtggcagtttggcttttttaattttctcccaCCCACAGATCAGGTTGCAGCTGTGGGATACTGCGGGTCAGGAACGTTTCCGTAGCCTCATTCCCAGTTACATCCGtgactctgctgctgctgtagtaGTTTACGATATCACAAGTAGGTATATTGCACTGGGTTTGaccttttttcttatttttcttgcttgtttgaCTGATTTTGTTAGGTACGGTTGCAATTATGGGACACAGCAGGTCAAGAACGGTTCAGGAGCTTGATTCCTAGCTACATTCGTGACTCCACTGTTGCAGTTGTTGTTTATGATATCACAAGTGAGTGGGGGGAATTCTGCATTTCTAATACTCTGCCCCTTTCATCCTTTAGCCTAGCTTTGCATGTCCTGTCACAATCACGTGCTTGTTCTTCATTCTGGCAtggaaaaattgttttcttttaccctAGTGGAGTTTTTAAGCTAGCCACCCGATCACTGCTATTGCAATGTATCGACTCTCTGATCAACTCCATCATTTTGTAACCCTTTCCTATCACATTCCCTGAAGTCTTGAGTCCTGGCTGGTCTTGTTGCACTTTGCCCTCCTCCATCTGCTTTTTGGTCACAGTGTCACCGATAACTTCTGGTCTCAAACACCTGAATCATGTTCATAGATCGCTGAATTCTCAGATTAGACATTGCACTGATAGCTGTAGCTTGCTTCACTCCATTTGccctcccaccaccaccaaggTTCGGGCATGGGCTGGGGGGAACTGCATTAAcatcacattttcatttcaatcaCTCACTTTCACACTGTGCAATATATGCAACTCACCACTACGCCCTTCTCCTTTAACAATTGCTCTTTCATTTCCTACTAAGGTATGTACATTTTTGTGAACTAAAATGTTAGTGCTTTTTTTCTACTCTTCTCCTCCTGTCCCTCCCCCCGTTTCAGAGAGCCCAAACTCACAGCATTCCCTGTTTGCCGTGAGCAGAATTTTGCTTTGGAAGAACTAAACCTTCAGGCATCTTCAGTTCTAGGGCTGAACTGACTGAGAGCAATGGTCCTAAATCGATACCAATTCTAAAGAGCTTGTCCTTTGCTTTATAAATACTAGGAGATTACAGCAGGAATAAGGAACTTACCTGTGAAATCTTTAATTGTTATAAATAGCACTTCCATTTCAGCTAAAATTACAGGTTAGCTGTGAACCTTGAATTATTCTTTTACCGACCTAGCAAATTCAATATTACTGAATAGCAGAGAGACGAATTAAGACACTGGCAAGTGATCAAGCCTTGTCTGTCTGGCACACAATATATTACTATGCAGTAggagccattaaaaaaaaaaaaatcaatgactGTCGagaactgcagcagagccccCATTTGCTGAGTACCGAAAATGACTGAGGCAGCTCCTCAGCTCACTGCTAAAGGCAGAGCTCCAGGGCAGCTTCTGTGCAACTCCTCTCTCCTTATGGGATGCAGCCTCTCGTCCACGTGCTCATTAGGTCAGGGTAGCCTCCTGAATTCCTTGTATTTTGGCTTTTAGGGCTGtcacattaagaaaaaacaccTGTGGATGCatgaaatttgtatttcttgttCCATACAGATGGTCAGGAAGCTGCTGGGAACCCATCAGCAGTAGAGGAGTTGCTGGTATTTATATAGCCCTGATAGTTCCAAGGGAAAATCCTAAACCTAGCAAGTGAAAAGTGCTTAAGGCTGTGCAAAACCACAGAGCTCAGAGTATTGCTGAGAAGCGCAGAGGCTGTGGGGCCTCCTGCAGTAGGTGAGCAGTGCAGAATGATGGGCAGTGTCACCACTATTCCCATTCCCCacattaaatttcttttcaacTAAACAAAACGGGGACTGGGCTAAAAGAGCCATCAGTCTTCTCATTTTGGACGCTGCCCAAACCGAATTCTGtatcacagtcacagaatcacagagtggcttgggttggaagggaccccaaggatcgtgaagctccaacctccccaccacaggcagggccaccaacctccacatttaagaccagcccaggctgcccagaagctGCCACCTCTGTATCTAGAGGTGAATTCCAATGCAGGGAGTGAAGTAGCAGCCCAGGTGAAGTTAGTGCTGTAGCTTTCATGCACTTCAGTGTGGGGCACTTTGGGGTTTCGCTTGCTGGTTCTTCATTGCCCTATTAGTCCGATTCCAGAAATAAGAAGCTTCTATTTGAGACCTCCAGCTGTGTTACCAGTGATGTGTGACGAAGCTCTGCAGTGATAATCCTCTCCACTGTTTTCTGTTAGATGTCAACTCGTTCCAGCAAACAACAAAATGGATCGACGATGTCAGAACGGAACGGGGCAGCGATGTCATCATTATGCTGGtgggaaataaaacagatcTAGCAGATAAGAGGTACGGAGGAACAGCTCAACTTCAGATGCTTTTCTTGGGCTGATGCTCTTTTCTCCAAGACAGCTGTTTTAAAAGGAACATTCGTATTCCCTTTGAAATGCTGGAGGGGGCTGTGTCTGGAGAGGTCTTGCTTTTTAAACTTCTCTCTTTTGGGCAAGCCCAGGTTTACAGCACAGCTACTCGATCCAATTGCTGGGATACAAACGATGGGTGCAAGTCATCCTCCCTTTTAGAACTCCACAAGGTGTTTGCATAAGTTGGCAAACTTCTTGTTCTTAGAAGGTATGCAGCTTCAGCTTTTGCTGCGTGCACTCTTATTCTGGGTTTATGGTATTGCTAACACTGAGTAAAGAGTcctaaaaatgcaaagcaaaagcacaacAGGGAAGCGTTCTGTATCTGATGGAAATCCCTGTTTTCTCAGCATAGCTTCACTCGTGCCCCTTACTTCAGATTTATAACATCCCGTGAGGAATTGTTCTGTCTCTCATGGGGGCAGAACATGAGGTGCTTCATGATTTTTATCTGGAAGCTCTTGATCCAAAGTCCTCTCCAGTTTCAGCCGTAGCAGACTGCGTAGTGAGTGGGATACCTAGATGGGGGTAAACAGCAGAAGCCTTTTGGTGTGAGATGGTTACACGTGGTCCTTCTGTAGTCTGCAAGTTGATGATTGTTACTGGGTATTAAAATCTTTCAGCTGCTACTTCTTGAAGCATAAAAGCACAGCTTCCTGGACAGGGACTCGAAGGAGTCTCATTGGCCCattcagctgctttgctttggagCCAGGTGTGCTGTTGTGGTTATCGTGCTGTACAGCTGTGCTCAATCTGTGGCAGCTGTATGCAGGGAAAGCCATTGAATGCTTTGAGACTGTAATGTAGGAGTCATCTCCTTGGGTTAAAGACAACAGTGTTAATCTTCAGGTTGTCCATTTgtctggtttttattttctaattctgtatTATCTTCCCCAGGCAAGTGTCCattgaggaaggagaaagaaaagccaaagagCTGAATGTAATGTTCATCGAAACTAGTGCAAAAGCAGGATACAATGTAAAACAGGTGAGTAATGccttggctgcatccagccctTAGACTGCTTCTGGTGGTGCACCTTTGTGACAGTAAGATCTGCTCTTAGGCATCAGGAAGTCTTTGTGTAGGGTGTCAGAGGGAGGCTGGTAGTCCATATGCAAAAAACTAAGAGCTGGAGTTGTTAGCTGAGGTTTGGAAACATCTCTGACCTTGCAGCAAATGGTTTGCAACGTTTCTCCTCTTAGAAAAGAGGAGTTATGATTTCGGACCTACAGATCTTCCTTTATACCTTCCCAGACTTCTGATGATCCAGATTGGGTGTTTAGGTTGAAGGGATTAAGGCATCAGTCAGAATGTTGGGGACAAAGGACTGAGGAGTGCTTCTGTACCTGAGCAGTGAACAGATGTGGGCGAACCAGTCGAGGAGGGAATGTGGTTGGGTAAAATGCTTCTGCTGTCTGGTGAGACAGCATGgactgctttctctgctttgttggAAGGTACTGGAAGTGCAAGCAGATGTTCTTGGCTAGCTCAAGCTATTAGTTTTTGTTAGCTAATCAGTTGCCTTTGAATTGGGGAAAGCAGGGAAATATCTTTTGAGCTGATGCAACTGCCATAAAATTAGGTTTGATGCTGTgagatgggctgcagctctTTACATTACATTCTGACCTGCTAGGTGATGTTTCATCACTTGTGTTAATGGAGATAAACAGCTTGGCAAACAGTGAAGTGGAGAAAGCAGTGAACGCTACAGAACTGACTTGAGGTGTGCATGAAAGAAGTTTTATCTGGGCTTGTTATGTTAGCAAATGTGCTTCTTAGGAGCTCGTGGATCGAGAGCCAGAGCTGTACATCCATACTGACTCTGTGTATAATGGGATGCTGGGTTTTCATTGATCTCACAGTATGTCATATGAAGTCGTCACCACTAaaggtgtggccagcagggagagggaggtgattatcccACTCTACTCAGCtctgtgaggccccatctgcagtactgcatccaggcctggggcccccagcacaggaaggatgttggagt of the Gallus gallus isolate bGalGal1 chromosome 1, bGalGal1.mat.broiler.GRCg7b, whole genome shotgun sequence genome contains:
- the RAB6A gene encoding ras-related protein Rab-6A, with the protein product MSAGGDFGNPLRKFKLVFLGEQSVGKTSLITRFMYDSFDNTYQATIGIDFLSKTMYLEDRTIRLQLWDTAGQERFRSLIPSYIRDSAAAVVVYDITNVNSFQQTTKWIDDVRTERGSDVIIMLVGNKTDLADKRQVSIEEGERKAKELNVMFIETSAKAGYNVKQLFRRVAAALPGMESTQDKSREDMIDIKLEKPQEQPVSEGGCSC
- the RAB6A gene encoding ras-related protein Rab-6A isoform X3; its protein translation is MSAGGDFGNPLRKFKLVFLGEQSVGKTSLITRFMYDSFDNTYQATIGIDFLSKTMYLEDRTVRLQLWDTAGQERFRSLIPSYIRDSTVAVVVYDITNVNSFQQTTKWIDDVRTERGSDVIIMLVGNKTDLADKRQVSIEEGERKAKELNVMFIETSAKAGYNVKQLFRRVAAALPGMESTQDKSREDMIDIKLEKPQEQPVSEGGCSC
- the RAB6A gene encoding ras-related protein Rab-6A isoform X2, whose protein sequence is MSAGGDFGNPLRKFKLVFLGEQSAIQPQLGHFFLVGKTSLITRFMYDSFDNTYQATIGIDFLSKTMYLEDRTVRLQLWDTAGQERFRSLIPSYIRDSTVAVVVYDITNVNSFQQTTKWIDDVRTERGSDVIIMLVGNKTDLADKRQVSIEEGERKAKELNVMFIETSAKAGYNVKQLFRRVAAALPGMESTQDKSREDMIDIKLEKPQEQPVSEGGCSC
- the RAB6A gene encoding ras-related protein Rab-6A isoform X1, coding for MSAGGDFGNPLRKFKLVFLGEQSAIQPQLGHFFLVGKTSLITRFMYDSFDNTYQATIGIDFLSKTMYLEDRTIRLQLWDTAGQERFRSLIPSYIRDSAAAVVVYDITNVNSFQQTTKWIDDVRTERGSDVIIMLVGNKTDLADKRQVSIEEGERKAKELNVMFIETSAKAGYNVKQLFRRVAAALPGMESTQDKSREDMIDIKLEKPQEQPVSEGGCSC